In one window of Gouania willdenowi chromosome 8, fGouWil2.1, whole genome shotgun sequence DNA:
- the LOC114468381 gene encoding rho GDP-dissociation inhibitor 2-like produces MLGVDACEFGGQVLELLWLTVCYGGLIADKNNLPIEEEEDEQKLNYNPPAQKTIQEIQELDKDDESLMKYKQTLLGPKALITDLSGLNVVVTRMSFLCEDAPEPITMDLTGDLSALKEKSFSLPEGVKYRLKIHFKVKREIVSGLKYRHVSYKKGVRMNKVVCMVGSYSPREEEQEFLCPVDESPKGVMSRGQYQIKSCFIDDDKNLYLSWEWTLNISKDLE; encoded by the exons ATGCTGGGAGTGGACGCGTGTGAGTTCGGGGGTCAGGTGCTGGAGCTGCTGTGGCTGACAGTGTGCTATGGAG GCCTGATAGCTGACAAGAACAACTTGCCGATCGAGGAGGAAGAGGACGAACAGAAGCTCAATTACAATCCTCCCGCTCAGAAAACCATCCAGGAGATCCAGGAGCTGGACAAAGACGATGAAAGTCTGATGAAGTACAAGCAGACCCTGTTAGGCCCTAAAGCATTAATAACAG ATCTTTCTGGGCTGAATGTTGTTGTGACCAGAATGAGCTTCTTATGTGAAGATGCTCCTGAGCCAATCACTATGGACCTGACAG GAGACCTCAGCGCTCTGAAGGAAAAGAGCTTCTCTTTACCGGAAGGAGTGAAATACAGACTGAAGATACACTTTAAG GTGAAACGAGAAATAGTTTCGGGTCTGAAGTATCGTCATGTGAGTTACAAAAAAGGAGTAAGAA TGAACAAGGTGGTGTGCATGGTGGGAAGTTACAGCCCTcgggaggaggagcaggagttCCTGTGCCCAGTTGATGAGTCGCCTAAAGGCGTGATGTCTCGTGGCCAATATCAGATCAAGTCCTGCTTTATCGATGATGACAAAAATCTCTACTTATCCTGGGAGTGGACCCTCAACATCAGCAAGGACTTGGAATAA